One window from the genome of Rhodopirellula halodulae encodes:
- a CDS encoding cysteine desulfurase family protein, whose protein sequence is MSLIYLDFNRTTPMAPSVIEAMQPYWSTHFMLPTQSHVHASAVNEAIESARESVAFLIGCEPFELVFTSGGTEANNLGILGAAECDRTYDPVEGPPHLLISTIEHDAAMQAALQLGRMGWDVELVPCDSNGHVDADEFEKRFRESTQLVCLQLANHVLGTDQPVQELADRCRHRGIRVHCDATSAAGKIPIDVTQLGVDTLAISAHKMYGPKGSGALFVRRGLELKPILFGESREMGLRAGSENVPAIVGFGCAASMAGKCINDAHETLRELRSRLIDGLRTNLGDNVTIFAEHNDGLPNTVTVQMPVEAKRIQKAARHLVLASAQSESPPDEMTRVLRAIGCTDKQIGRCIRVSVGWTTSRDQIDRAVNLLTEASD, encoded by the coding sequence GTGTCGCTGATCTACCTCGACTTCAATCGCACCACACCGATGGCTCCTTCGGTGATCGAAGCGATGCAGCCCTATTGGTCGACGCACTTCATGCTGCCGACGCAATCACACGTCCACGCGTCGGCGGTGAACGAAGCGATCGAAAGCGCCCGCGAATCGGTGGCTTTTTTGATCGGTTGCGAACCGTTTGAGCTGGTCTTCACCAGTGGTGGGACCGAAGCCAACAATCTTGGCATCCTCGGTGCCGCGGAGTGTGACCGAACTTACGATCCCGTCGAAGGCCCGCCGCACCTGCTGATCAGCACGATCGAGCACGACGCTGCGATGCAGGCCGCACTGCAACTCGGACGAATGGGATGGGACGTTGAACTGGTCCCCTGTGATTCCAACGGCCATGTGGATGCGGACGAATTTGAAAAACGTTTCCGCGAATCGACACAGCTGGTTTGCCTGCAGCTTGCCAACCACGTGCTCGGCACCGATCAACCTGTTCAGGAGCTTGCCGATCGCTGTCGCCATCGCGGCATCCGCGTTCATTGCGACGCAACTTCGGCGGCTGGAAAGATTCCCATCGATGTCACACAACTCGGTGTCGACACGTTGGCGATCAGTGCTCACAAGATGTACGGCCCCAAAGGCAGCGGTGCGTTATTTGTCCGCCGAGGGTTGGAACTGAAACCGATTTTGTTTGGCGAGAGCCGAGAAATGGGACTTCGGGCGGGCAGCGAAAACGTTCCCGCCATCGTTGGTTTCGGGTGTGCCGCATCCATGGCCGGTAAATGCATCAATGATGCTCATGAGACGCTGCGTGAGCTTCGCTCGCGTCTGATTGACGGGCTGCGAACCAATCTCGGAGACAACGTCACCATTTTTGCAGAGCATAACGACGGCCTACCGAATACGGTCACCGTTCAAATGCCGGTCGAAGCAAAACGCATTCAAAAAGCCGCACGACATTTGGTGCTGGCTTCAGCCCAATCAGAATCCCCACCAGACGAAATGACCCGTGTGCTGCGGGCCATCGGCTGCACCGACAAACAAATTGGCCGCTGCATTCGCGTCTCGGTGGGTTGGACCACCAGCCGAGACCAGATCGATCGTGCGGTGAACCTGCTGACCGAAGCGTCCGACTGA
- a CDS encoding SET domain-containing protein, producing the protein MSALDKQRRKKLQAVVDRDYAYRSYYDDDIEVKGTGRCGFGVYAARQFQPGELVFEVTGQLINKKHYEGSEYVMDLHEDWYLEPSTPGAFMNHSCSPNCELVQLTDFSLGVVAICNIEAETEITFDYAWEAFDWNPKCQCGARNCRGWVVAQEEVKKMKRLAKGRKNKPR; encoded by the coding sequence ATGTCCGCACTGGATAAACAACGCCGCAAGAAGCTCCAAGCTGTCGTTGATCGAGATTATGCCTACCGCTCTTACTACGACGATGACATCGAAGTCAAAGGAACGGGCCGTTGCGGATTCGGTGTTTATGCAGCAAGGCAATTTCAACCGGGTGAATTGGTCTTTGAAGTCACAGGACAACTGATCAACAAGAAGCACTACGAAGGCAGTGAATACGTCATGGATCTGCACGAGGACTGGTACCTCGAACCCAGCACTCCCGGCGCGTTCATGAACCATTCGTGCAGTCCCAACTGCGAATTGGTTCAGTTAACGGATTTTTCGTTGGGCGTGGTCGCGATCTGCAACATCGAGGCTGAAACTGAAATCACTTTCGACTACGCGTGGGAAGCCTTTGACTGGAATCCTAAATGCCAGTGCGGTGCCCGCAATTGCCGTGGATGGGTGGTTGCACAAGAGGAAGTCAAAAAGATGAAGCGTCTGGCGAAAGGCCGGAAAAACAAACCTCGCTGA
- a CDS encoding flagellar M-ring protein FliF C-terminal domain-containing protein, which yields MLQNALDQFRSVYASMPVPSRIIAGLLLTAIVLALGFLVRGSTTTSTEYLLGGRTFSERDLDAAEVAFGNADLRGWVRDGRRIKIPIESRSEFLKALESSASLPLSLRTSVQAAIDQATPFESNEQRMARQLNAKTRDIARSIMMFDDVRTATVEYDQGERMGLSRARPQSASVTVEPEGMDPLPRARIMQIKDMVRSSFAGMSPDDVVVTDTNGDSTFELADDDDPLSRKRREEELRFEQKIRNHLMGYGKIHVATHVEIDPTMSTEKAKLTYADQPTTLNETSRKRETESSRPVPGGVPGAQPNALSSNRPVKLDASAQTTKTKEDERSSNRVAGQEYETIRLAGLPVKRVKVSIGLPRSYYKKVWTKQQLESNPDATVDDITPMETSDLVALKEQTETEIQQAVTALLPDVAAGEDRFPLVQVWDYIDLPEPELDAPATTAIAISWLSDSWQTLAMLALAAAALFIARSSVKSLGGNADPTDFKEGFGLELPAPPINVEESPEKVEAMEITGGTLQEELVTLVEGNPEVAANVIRSWVGEAA from the coding sequence ATGCTTCAAAACGCACTCGACCAGTTCCGCAGCGTCTACGCATCGATGCCAGTCCCCTCGCGAATTATCGCGGGACTGCTGCTGACCGCGATTGTGTTGGCGCTCGGGTTCTTGGTGCGTGGAAGCACCACGACGAGCACGGAATACTTGCTGGGCGGTCGAACCTTTAGCGAACGCGACCTGGACGCAGCAGAAGTTGCTTTCGGCAACGCCGATCTTCGCGGCTGGGTTCGCGACGGTCGTCGCATCAAGATTCCCATCGAGTCACGCAGCGAATTCTTGAAGGCTCTCGAAAGCTCCGCCTCCCTTCCGCTTTCGCTTCGCACCAGCGTGCAAGCCGCGATCGATCAAGCCACGCCGTTCGAATCCAATGAACAACGCATGGCTCGGCAATTGAACGCGAAGACTCGCGACATCGCTCGCAGCATCATGATGTTCGACGATGTGCGAACCGCAACGGTGGAGTACGACCAAGGCGAACGCATGGGACTTTCGCGAGCAAGGCCTCAATCAGCAAGTGTCACCGTTGAACCTGAAGGCATGGATCCGCTGCCGCGCGCTCGCATCATGCAAATCAAAGACATGGTCCGATCCTCGTTTGCGGGCATGTCACCAGACGACGTCGTCGTCACGGACACCAATGGTGACTCGACATTCGAACTGGCCGATGACGACGATCCATTGTCTCGGAAACGTCGCGAAGAAGAACTGCGGTTCGAACAAAAGATTCGCAATCACTTGATGGGATACGGAAAAATTCACGTGGCCACCCACGTGGAAATTGATCCGACCATGAGCACCGAAAAAGCCAAGCTGACCTACGCGGATCAGCCTACCACGCTCAACGAAACCTCGCGCAAACGCGAGACGGAATCCTCACGCCCGGTGCCTGGCGGAGTCCCGGGAGCCCAGCCCAATGCATTGAGCAGCAACCGTCCCGTCAAACTGGATGCGTCGGCTCAAACCACCAAGACCAAAGAAGACGAGCGATCAAGCAACCGTGTAGCGGGTCAAGAATACGAAACCATCCGACTCGCGGGCCTGCCGGTCAAACGCGTGAAAGTCTCGATCGGACTGCCGCGAAGTTACTACAAGAAAGTTTGGACGAAGCAGCAACTGGAAAGCAATCCGGACGCAACGGTCGATGACATCACACCAATGGAAACGTCGGACTTGGTTGCATTGAAAGAACAAACCGAGACCGAAATCCAGCAAGCCGTGACGGCGTTGCTTCCCGATGTCGCTGCTGGTGAAGACCGGTTCCCATTGGTGCAAGTCTGGGACTACATCGACCTGCCCGAACCCGAATTGGATGCACCCGCCACCACCGCCATTGCCATCTCATGGCTGTCGGATTCGTGGCAGACTTTGGCGATGCTCGCCTTGGCTGCCGCGGCACTCTTTATCGCTCGCAGCAGCGTGAAATCGTTGGGCGGAAACGCCGATCCAACGGACTTCAAAGAAGGATTTGGATTGGAATTACCCGCCCCACCGATCAACGTGGAAGAGTCGCCTGAAAAAGTCGAGGCGATGGAGATCACAGGTGGAACGTTGCAGGAAGAACTGGTCACGCTGGTTGAAGGCAACCCTGAGGTTGCCGCCAACGTTATCCGAAGCTGGGTCGGCGAGGCCGCCTAA
- the fliE gene encoding flagellar hook-basal body complex protein FliE, which yields MRPVASFRPPPTFSQLQGGTSSQMGSAGQSEGTQNNQAFSLLDPDATNASSNDSAFGELGDLLINQVKGVNAMQNNADAMVHSMLTGGDVNEAEVLTSVQKADLAFRMLMQIRNKLMDAYREIQQVQI from the coding sequence ATGCGTCCCGTCGCTTCGTTCCGTCCGCCGCCCACCTTCAGCCAACTGCAAGGTGGTACGTCATCGCAGATGGGCAGCGCGGGACAAAGTGAAGGCACGCAGAACAATCAAGCGTTCTCGTTGCTGGATCCAGACGCAACCAACGCATCATCCAATGACTCCGCCTTCGGCGAACTTGGCGACCTTTTGATCAACCAAGTCAAAGGCGTCAATGCGATGCAAAACAACGCCGACGCAATGGTTCATTCCATGCTCACCGGCGGCGACGTCAACGAAGCGGAAGTGTTGACGTCGGTTCAAAAAGCCGACCTGGCGTTTCGAATGCTGATGCAGATTCGCAACAAGCTGATGGACGCCTACCGCGAAATCCAACAAGTTCAGATCTAA
- the flgC gene encoding flagellar basal body rod protein FlgC yields MISALDISTSALVAQRTRLNAISGNIANISSLVDENGNPSPYKARQVVFQTDETASPGEAAGVKVSEVMVDESEPLYRYQPEHPLAIQEGKWEGYVAYPNIDLTTQMVDALESTRAYEANVGVIEISKNMSRQRLTILA; encoded by the coding sequence ATGATCAGTGCACTGGATATCAGCACCTCCGCGTTGGTGGCTCAACGCACACGGCTCAACGCGATCTCAGGCAACATTGCCAACATCTCGTCGCTGGTGGACGAGAACGGCAACCCAAGCCCCTACAAAGCTCGCCAAGTTGTCTTTCAAACCGACGAAACCGCCAGCCCAGGCGAAGCGGCCGGCGTCAAAGTCTCGGAAGTGATGGTTGACGAATCGGAGCCGCTTTACCGCTACCAGCCAGAACATCCGCTGGCCATCCAAGAAGGGAAATGGGAAGGCTACGTGGCCTATCCTAACATCGACCTGACCACGCAGATGGTGGACGCACTCGAGAGCACTCGCGCCTACGAGGCCAACGTGGGCGTGATCGAAATCAGCAAGAACATGAGTCGACAACGACTCACCATCTTGGCCTAA
- a CDS encoding flagellar basal body rod protein FlgB, with product MFNPVGSTTIGALEQTLAFTERRHELLAGNIANISTPDYRSRDLDQNAFQTALAESIRDRGKPTPESNSITQPDLSQGHIPEWVTHPFESPIRGGSVGMPRPVSDGIPANEFSALSPSRKTESVTRDDQFTGPREAMEQVVYHDNSDVSLEQQVTEISKNQHLHDLAVTTLRSQFELLRAAITERA from the coding sequence ATGTTCAATCCAGTCGGATCGACCACGATTGGTGCGTTGGAGCAAACGTTGGCGTTCACCGAACGACGCCACGAATTGCTCGCGGGCAACATTGCCAACATTAGCACACCGGACTATCGCAGTCGCGATCTGGACCAAAACGCATTCCAAACCGCGTTGGCCGAATCCATTCGTGATCGAGGCAAACCGACACCGGAATCCAACTCAATCACCCAACCTGATCTTTCCCAAGGACACATCCCCGAATGGGTGACTCACCCGTTCGAAAGCCCGATTCGAGGTGGATCCGTGGGGATGCCACGACCAGTCAGCGATGGCATTCCCGCCAACGAATTTTCCGCCTTGAGTCCGTCCAGAAAGACCGAATCCGTCACCCGCGACGACCAATTCACCGGTCCTCGCGAAGCCATGGAGCAGGTGGTTTATCACGACAACAGCGACGTGTCCCTGGAACAACAAGTCACCGAGATTTCGAAGAACCAACACCTGCACGACTTAGCCGTGACGACGCTCCGCAGCCAGTTCGAACTGCTTCGTGCGGCCATCACCGAACGTGCCTAA
- a CDS encoding ATPase, with the protein MSHQFIGRDNDPPLAILVETLASPMLVAHPAPVCLEVDMDESLRLPVDHPSFCQLMESLVRQALLEMPEGGELTITGCETHTGVEIELADTGSVVASRACKLPLIAAALSAELNWQDCPQGGGAVTVKFPRYQAAQRRAA; encoded by the coding sequence ATGTCACATCAATTCATCGGTCGCGACAACGATCCGCCTTTAGCCATTTTGGTGGAAACGCTCGCTTCACCCATGTTGGTCGCTCACCCGGCACCTGTTTGCCTGGAAGTCGACATGGACGAGTCCCTTCGCCTCCCCGTCGATCACCCCTCGTTTTGCCAGCTGATGGAAAGCCTGGTTCGCCAGGCGTTGCTGGAGATGCCCGAAGGTGGCGAACTGACCATCACCGGCTGTGAGACTCATACCGGCGTCGAGATTGAATTGGCCGACACCGGATCCGTGGTCGCCTCGCGTGCTTGCAAGCTTCCACTGATTGCCGCGGCATTGTCCGCCGAACTGAATTGGCAAGATTGCCCACAAGGCGGTGGCGCCGTAACCGTCAAGTTCCCACGCTACCAAGCCGCCCAACGTCGAGCTGCTTGA
- a CDS encoding S26 family signal peptidase, translated as MLRKTKEGAAATEDSPMVLLRHQGRLHVKRLIAGPGQHVSADLHSRLRVDGRLVASPGEVRIPIDQDVLRVGAIRSRWSEAIAGPGGGAQLERQDDARWFLKPASREESSGWVWLIYHHRNVYRGNRSSRVLDDCPTNLGLSRRMMPVSSVGLRFRFRRREGSDSGLIASGHDAAAGRLQPVVQVMRWTLSGPRMDLVSDLDRGVLELQPLPLNSVPENSRWDDSGLGDWLPEVTPEAPVALGVDRRLFAEISELQLWRRIEYRVAPETSWDLGSDHWFVVGDNVPVSIDSRTWGPIKTSQILGVCTVLGE; from the coding sequence ATGCTGCGGAAAACCAAAGAGGGTGCCGCGGCCACTGAAGATTCGCCCATGGTATTGCTGCGTCATCAAGGTCGGTTGCACGTCAAGCGATTGATCGCAGGACCAGGACAACACGTTTCTGCTGACCTTCATTCGCGGCTACGCGTCGATGGGCGATTGGTTGCCAGCCCAGGGGAGGTTCGCATTCCAATTGACCAAGATGTGCTCCGAGTGGGGGCGATCCGATCACGATGGAGCGAGGCAATTGCCGGGCCCGGTGGCGGTGCCCAATTGGAACGGCAAGACGATGCTCGATGGTTTCTGAAGCCGGCCTCGCGGGAAGAGAGTTCGGGCTGGGTGTGGCTGATCTATCACCACCGCAACGTGTATCGTGGGAACCGAAGCAGCCGAGTGTTGGACGATTGTCCCACGAATTTAGGCTTGTCGAGGCGAATGATGCCGGTCAGTTCGGTCGGTTTGCGGTTTCGTTTTCGGCGGCGCGAGGGGAGTGACTCCGGCCTGATCGCGAGTGGTCATGATGCCGCCGCCGGTAGACTTCAACCGGTTGTGCAAGTTATGCGTTGGACCTTGTCCGGGCCAAGAATGGACCTCGTGAGTGACCTTGATCGTGGTGTGTTGGAGCTTCAGCCGCTGCCCTTGAACTCAGTCCCAGAAAATTCGCGATGGGACGATTCCGGTCTGGGGGACTGGCTGCCGGAAGTGACACCGGAGGCTCCCGTTGCTTTGGGGGTCGATCGTCGACTTTTTGCGGAGATCAGCGAACTTCAACTCTGGCGCCGGATCGAGTATCGCGTGGCACCCGAGACGTCATGGGACCTCGGAAGTGATCATTGGTTTGTCGTCGGGGACAATGTTCCCGTGTCGATCGACAGCCGGACTTGGGGACCGATCAAGACTTCACAAATACTCGGCGTGTGCACGGTGCTGGGAGAATGA
- the lexA gene encoding transcriptional repressor LexA — protein sequence MANVQLTERQQEVYELVRSLIRERGYGPTVREIGEHFGIRSPNGVMCHLRALERKGLITRKANKSRAIELTGEDARSPTGLPMAGIVRSQPTDINLQTTEVVDLGKILANGDRFVVQMSGDSLVSQGIHDGDYIVINKQDSVQAGQLAAVETMPGAVSLRYWHPTNGHVELRNGDPNSASMTVPNPKVVGVAVASVRTVL from the coding sequence ATGGCAAACGTTCAACTGACCGAGAGACAACAAGAGGTATACGAGTTAGTCAGATCTTTGATCCGGGAACGAGGCTACGGTCCAACCGTTCGGGAGATAGGCGAGCACTTCGGAATCCGAAGCCCCAATGGTGTGATGTGCCATTTGCGTGCTCTTGAACGCAAAGGCTTGATCACACGAAAAGCGAACAAGTCGCGAGCGATTGAGCTCACCGGCGAAGACGCACGTTCGCCGACCGGTCTTCCCATGGCCGGCATCGTTCGCAGCCAACCGACCGACATCAACTTGCAAACCACAGAAGTGGTGGACCTCGGCAAGATCCTGGCCAACGGGGATCGATTCGTTGTTCAAATGTCAGGCGACTCTCTAGTCAGTCAAGGAATTCACGATGGCGACTACATCGTGATCAATAAGCAAGACAGCGTGCAGGCGGGACAGCTCGCCGCCGTGGAAACGATGCCCGGTGCGGTTTCGCTTCGCTACTGGCATCCGACCAATGGACACGTGGAACTTCGAAACGGTGATCCAAACTCGGCTTCGATGACGGTCCCCAATCCAAAAGTCGTCGGTGTCGCGGTCGCTTCGGTCCGCACCGTTCTTTGA
- a CDS encoding undecaprenyl-diphosphate phosphatase has product MQELIRVIVLAIVQGIAEFLPISSSGHLVILGSFLGDLGESVTLEIILHAGTLGSILVVFWQRIWALLLKDRRVIATLVIGTLPAVVVGLTIKSQFPHVLRSPLLAGSMLIVTGVMLIILGRLKPQNGTYDKLGLAPAFLVGCFQAFAILPGISRSGSTILGGRLMGLNRDDSVTFSFLLAIPAILGATVLAIKDLIEDGTSGGASLAALLIGAAVAFVVGIAALKWLIRWSREDRLHWFAYWCIPAGIFVVAYSLR; this is encoded by the coding sequence GTGCAGGAACTCATTCGCGTCATCGTCTTGGCGATCGTACAAGGAATCGCTGAGTTCCTCCCGATCAGTTCGTCCGGGCACTTGGTGATTCTTGGCTCCTTTTTGGGCGACCTCGGTGAGTCGGTTACGCTTGAGATCATTCTTCACGCGGGTACGTTGGGTTCGATCTTGGTGGTGTTCTGGCAGCGCATTTGGGCGTTGCTGCTGAAGGACCGACGCGTGATTGCAACGTTGGTGATTGGCACCTTACCGGCGGTTGTGGTTGGATTGACCATCAAATCTCAATTCCCACATGTCCTTCGCAGCCCATTGTTGGCCGGATCGATGCTGATCGTCACTGGCGTGATGCTCATCATTTTGGGACGGCTAAAACCTCAGAACGGCACCTACGACAAACTGGGACTGGCCCCCGCGTTCTTGGTGGGATGCTTTCAAGCCTTCGCCATCCTTCCCGGAATCAGCCGCAGCGGATCCACCATCCTAGGTGGTCGGTTGATGGGATTGAATCGCGACGATTCGGTCACGTTCTCTTTCTTGCTGGCGATCCCGGCAATCCTGGGTGCCACCGTTTTGGCGATCAAGGACCTGATCGAAGACGGAACATCAGGCGGAGCCTCATTGGCCGCCTTGCTGATCGGCGCCGCTGTCGCGTTTGTGGTCGGCATCGCAGCTCTGAAATGGCTGATTCGCTGGAGTCGTGAAGACCGCCTGCATTGGTTCGCCTATTGGTGCATTCCGGCTGGGATCTTCGTGGTTGCTTACAGCCTTCGCTGA
- a CDS encoding DUF368 domain-containing protein: MAPKRDRVSMDLLNVFRGFCMGAADTVPGVSGGTVALILGHYDRLIKAISHVDGTSLGMLRRGRWGELFRRLDLRFLIALGLGIVIGIGALAGLMHWLLQHRVNETMAVFFGLVLASVWVVRRNVQSWTGPRWGLLCIGALVAWGISMIPATNGDASYGFLFGSASLAICAMILPGISGAFILLLLGVYEPVIGMIKSVVKGQLDAVVLSQLAVFACGCLFGLLAFSRLLNYLLRHHRDGTMAVLIGLMIGSVGRLWPLQRVTPETAELELKYQEFQWVSPAQYDGSVLLLVVLAVIAAAVVIFADRTTRRLQASAVAA, translated from the coding sequence ATGGCTCCGAAACGTGACCGCGTTTCGATGGACCTGCTGAATGTCTTTCGTGGGTTCTGCATGGGAGCCGCTGACACGGTCCCCGGTGTCAGCGGTGGTACGGTTGCTCTGATCCTGGGGCACTACGATCGGTTGATCAAGGCCATCAGTCACGTGGATGGCACCTCGTTGGGAATGCTGCGACGCGGGCGATGGGGCGAACTGTTTCGTCGTTTGGATCTTCGGTTTCTGATCGCATTGGGGTTGGGAATCGTGATCGGGATTGGTGCCCTGGCCGGATTGATGCACTGGCTCTTGCAGCACCGTGTCAATGAAACGATGGCGGTGTTTTTTGGACTGGTGCTCGCCAGCGTGTGGGTCGTGCGACGCAACGTGCAGTCTTGGACGGGCCCTAGGTGGGGCTTGCTTTGCATCGGCGCGTTGGTGGCGTGGGGCATCTCCATGATTCCGGCGACCAATGGGGACGCCAGCTACGGTTTCTTGTTCGGTAGCGCTTCCCTCGCCATTTGCGCGATGATTTTGCCGGGAATCAGCGGAGCATTCATCTTGTTGTTGCTCGGCGTTTACGAGCCCGTGATTGGAATGATCAAGAGCGTGGTGAAGGGACAGCTCGACGCCGTCGTACTCAGTCAGCTTGCCGTGTTCGCGTGCGGTTGTTTGTTCGGTTTGTTGGCTTTCAGTCGATTGCTGAATTACCTGTTGCGACACCACCGCGATGGCACCATGGCGGTTCTGATTGGATTGATGATTGGTTCCGTTGGACGCCTTTGGCCACTTCAACGTGTCACACCAGAAACCGCTGAGTTAGAACTCAAGTATCAAGAGTTCCAGTGGGTTTCTCCTGCTCAATACGACGGAAGCGTGTTGTTGCTGGTCGTGCTCGCCGTCATTGCGGCTGCCGTGGTTATTTTTGCGGACCGGACCACGAGGCGGCTTCAGGCTTCAGCGGTTGCGGCTTGA
- the rnpA gene encoding ribonuclease P protein component: MASANSQQFPKTSRVVRSRDFTRALRRGSVAANDCLVAFAIRKDESCTSPRRIGITIPKKTGNAVVRNHWKRLIRESFRLHQADLPTGYDFVVRPKKDVSADWERIHQGFAKLLARAVRREQSSRNR, encoded by the coding sequence ATGGCTTCCGCTAACTCACAACAGTTCCCCAAGACCTCTCGCGTTGTTCGCAGCCGCGATTTCACACGAGCCTTGCGTCGCGGAAGTGTTGCTGCAAACGACTGCCTAGTCGCCTTCGCAATTCGGAAGGACGAATCCTGCACATCGCCTCGACGAATTGGAATCACCATTCCGAAGAAGACTGGCAACGCAGTTGTTCGCAATCACTGGAAACGCTTGATTCGAGAGTCCTTTCGTTTGCACCAAGCCGACCTGCCAACCGGATACGACTTTGTGGTGCGTCCGAAAAAAGATGTGTCGGCCGATTGGGAACGTATTCATCAAGGCTTTGCCAAACTTCTCGCCCGCGCCGTGCGACGCGAACAATCAAGCCGCAACCGCTGA
- the pyrC gene encoding dihydroorotase, with product MNHSTWVIDGGRVIDPANSVDRVARLVLHDGKVHSLDTSDGDLPPDAQRLDASGKIVAPGLVDLATELREPGSEEDETIQTGSDAALAGGYTTVLCCSSTKPLMDSAASVQLVRQIAQEVDGVRVLPIACLSKGRQAEQMAELGILARAGAAGFSDSPRPMSNDALLKRALDYCRMFDLPIFDRPEVPELAEGGVMHDGQIGLILGLKGLPTEAEDLAVARDVRLAEATKGRLHVGPVSTMGAIDMIGRVKSRGIQISASVCPHNLFASDELLRSYDSRYKVHPPMRSPSHVEALQKAVADGVIDAIESGHMPRAHEKKANDLDLAPFGASALETTLSAVATDLIEAGILDWRRAIECLSVAPARIAGVSGGSLTIGENADVTVIDPNASWNVDPREFRSRCRSSPMAGRTLSARVTHTLVDGRLKFQLQPECSAT from the coding sequence ATGAATCATTCCACTTGGGTCATTGATGGCGGTCGGGTGATCGATCCGGCAAACAGTGTCGATCGGGTTGCTCGTTTGGTGCTGCACGACGGGAAAGTCCACTCGCTCGACACTTCCGATGGAGACCTTCCACCAGATGCACAGCGTTTGGATGCGTCGGGAAAAATCGTGGCTCCCGGATTGGTCGACTTGGCCACCGAGTTGCGGGAACCCGGCAGCGAAGAAGATGAAACCATTCAAACAGGAAGCGATGCGGCACTGGCGGGCGGCTACACAACCGTGCTTTGTTGCAGCAGCACCAAACCGTTGATGGACTCCGCCGCATCAGTTCAGTTGGTGCGTCAAATCGCTCAAGAAGTGGACGGCGTTCGCGTGTTGCCAATTGCTTGCCTGAGCAAAGGACGACAAGCCGAACAGATGGCGGAACTTGGCATTCTGGCTCGTGCTGGTGCAGCGGGCTTCAGCGATTCGCCGCGGCCGATGTCAAACGACGCGCTCTTGAAGCGGGCGCTCGACTACTGCCGCATGTTTGACCTGCCAATCTTTGACCGGCCCGAGGTTCCCGAGTTGGCCGAAGGCGGGGTCATGCACGACGGGCAAATCGGTTTGATCTTGGGCCTGAAGGGATTGCCCACCGAAGCCGAAGACTTGGCGGTCGCACGTGACGTCCGTTTGGCGGAAGCCACCAAAGGACGACTGCACGTTGGCCCCGTCAGCACGATGGGCGCGATCGACATGATTGGTCGCGTGAAATCACGCGGCATTCAGATCTCAGCTTCGGTGTGCCCGCACAATTTGTTTGCCAGTGACGAATTGCTGCGATCCTACGATTCGAGATACAAGGTGCACCCGCCGATGCGTAGTCCTTCGCATGTGGAAGCTCTTCAAAAAGCCGTCGCCGATGGAGTGATCGACGCGATTGAATCGGGACACATGCCGCGAGCCCACGAGAAGAAAGCCAACGATTTGGACTTGGCTCCCTTTGGTGCCAGCGCCCTGGAAACCACTTTGTCAGCCGTCGCGACGGATTTGATCGAGGCTGGAATCTTAGACTGGCGTCGAGCCATCGAATGCCTCTCTGTCGCCCCCGCTCGCATTGCGGGTGTGTCCGGTGGCAGCCTCACGATCGGCGAGAACGCTGACGTCACGGTGATCGATCCGAACGCATCTTGGAACGTCGATCCACGCGAGTTCCGTTCGCGTTGCCGATCCAGTCCGATGGCAGGGCGAACCTTGTCCGCCCGCGTCACTCATACCCTGGTCGACGGACGTTTAAAATTCCAACTGCAACCTGAATGCTCGGCGACGTGA